The following proteins come from a genomic window of Lolium rigidum isolate FL_2022 chromosome 5, APGP_CSIRO_Lrig_0.1, whole genome shotgun sequence:
- the LOC124655102 gene encoding ER lumen protein-retaining receptor erd-2.2-like, producing MRGTKRPLGVVTAWVRRQPPKVKAFLAVVTGMAALVFIRFIVHDHDNLFVAAEAAHALGIAVLIYKLTKEKTCAGLSLKSQDLTALFLAVRLYCSFVMEYDIHTVLDSATLVATLFVIYMIRFKLRSTYMVDKDNFALYYVVVPCAALALLIHPSTSHNIANRFSWAFCVYLEAVSVLPQLRLMQNTKIVEPFTAHYVFALGVARFLSCAHWVLQVLDTRGRLLTALGYGLWPSMVLLSEIVQTFILADFCYYYVKSLVGGQLVLRLPSGVV from the exons atgagggggACGAAGCGGCCGCTCGGCGTGGTGACGGCATGGGTGCGGCGGCAGCCGCCCAAGGTGAAGGCTTTCCTCGCCGTGGTCACGGGCATGGCCGCGCTCGTCTTCATCCGCTTCATCGTCCACGACCACGACaacctcttcgtcgccgccgaggCCGCGCACGCGCTCGGCATCGCCGTCCTCATCTACAAGCTCACCAAGGAGAAGACCTGCGCAG GACTATCCCTCAAGTCTCAGGATTTAACTGCATTGTTTCTAGCTGTTAGACTGTACTGCAGCTTTGTCATGGAGTATGACATCCATACTGTGTTGGATAGTGCTACGCTTGTGGCTACACTTTTTGTGATTTACATGATTCGGTTCAAATTGAGGTCAACTTATATGGTGGACAAGGACAATTTTGCATTGTATTATGTG GTGGTACCATGTGCTGCGCTGGCGCTACTGATTCATCCGTCAACGTCTCACAACATTGCAAACCGGTTCAGCTGGGCTTTCTGTGTTTACTTGGAAGCTGTTTCAGTGCTGCCACAACTGCGTTTGATGCAAAATACCAAG ATTGTGGAACCGTTCACAGCTCACTATGTGTTCGCTCTGGGGGTTGCGAGGTTTCTTAGCTGTGCCCACTGGGTTCTTCAG GTTTTGGATACTCGTGGCCGCCTGTTGACTGCTCTGGGCTATGGTTTGTGGCCATCGATGGTGCTCCTGTCAGAAATCGTGCAGACGTTCATCCTGGCAGATTTCTGCTACTACTATGTGAAGAG TCTTGTCGGTGGGCAACTGGTGCTACGGCTCCCATCAGGGGTGGTGTGA
- the LOC124654963 gene encoding transcription initiation factor IIB — translation MSDIFCPDCKKHTEVAFDHSAGDTVCTECGLVLEAHSVDETSEWRTFANESNDNDPVRVGGPSNPLLTDGGLSTVIAKPNGAHGDFLSSSLGRWQNRGSNPDRSLILAFRTIANMADRLGLVATIKDRANEIYKKVEDLKSIRGRNQDAILAACLYIACRQEDRPRTVKEICSVANGATKKEIGRAKEFIVKQLEVEMGQSMEMGTIHAGDFLRRFCSTLGMNNTAVKAAQEAVQRSEELDIRRSPISIAAAVIYMITQLSEDKKPLKDISLATGVAEGTIRNSYKDLYPYAARLIPNSYAKEEDLKNLCTP, via the exons ATGAGCGACATCTTCTGCCCGGACTGCAAGAAGCACACGGAGGTGGCGTTCGACCACTCGGCGGGGGACACGGTGTGCACGGAGTGCGGCCTCGTCCTCGAGGCGCACTCCGTCGACGAGACCTCCGAGTGGCGCACCTTCGCCAACGAGTCCAACGACAACGACCCCGTCCGCGTCGGCGGGCCCTCCAACCCGCTGCTCACCGACGGGGGGCTCTCCACCGTCATCGCCAAGCCCAACGGCGCCCACGGcgacttcctctcctcctccctcggcCGCTGGCAGAACAGGGGGTCCAACCCCGACCGCTCCCTCATCCTCGCCTTCCGCACCATCGCCAACATGGCAGACAG GTTGGGTCTTGTGGCTACTATTAAG GACCGAGCCAACGAAATCTATAAGAAGGTGGAAGATCTCAAGTCTATCAGGGGAAGAAATCAAGATGCCATATTAGCTGCTTGTCTTTATATTGCTTGCAGACAAGAAGATCGTCCTAGGACTGTAAAAG AAATATGTTCCGTTGCCAATGGAGCTACAAAGAAAGAGATTGGCCGAGCAAAAGAATTCATTGTAAAGCAACTGGAAGTTGAGATGGGCCAATCTATGGAGATGGGAACCATCCATGCTGGAGATTTCCTG AGGCGTTTCTGTTCAACTCTTGGGATGAACAACACTGCTGTGAAAGCAGCTCAGGAGGCAGTTCAGCGCTCAGAGGAGCTTGATATCAG GAGGAGTCCTATTTCAATTGCGGCTGCTGTCATTTATATGATAACCCAGCTCTCAGAGGACAAGAAGCCACTTAAAG ATATCTCCCTGGCTACTGGTGTGGCAGAAGGCACCATCAGGAATTCATACAAGGACCTGTATCCATACGCTGCGAGGCTCATCCCGAACTCCTACGCCAAGGAGGAAGACCTAAAGAACCTCTGCACACCGTAG
- the LOC124655086 gene encoding wall-associated receptor kinase 5-like, translated as MAAVLLLGVIAVMMHLASISSAQPHPGCRTHCGKIEIPYPFGIGVGCAREQGFEISCSRTADGLERPFIGEQEVMNIWVSRGQSRALMHFPSYCYNSSTRQMDSYIWEFNSVWPYRFSDVDNKFTSIGCNTLAYIYNTNGRSRDVTGCPSVCASPEDLTNGSCLGVGCCRSAVPKGLTRYFVYFYNVDYVSVSNTWPFNKCSYAGLVETESFLFSSDYVTSTSFNDTYKGRQPLVLDWVIGNVTYVNECDHSPSPCPESATCQNRIGEYQCSCPFGSKFAKETNSCTNQFKGVIVGLSCGIGVLFIVSISTLLVQRWKIGIKNRVQKANFRRNKGLVLEQLISSDESATHSTKIFSLKELEKATDNFDSTRILGLGGHGTVYKGILSDQRVVAIKKSKMTDQREIDQFVNELAILSHINHRNVVKLFGCCLESEVPLLVYEFISNGTLSEHLHGDHVSGRCLLSWEDRIRIASEAASALAYLHSAASIPVFHRDVKSANILLTDNFTAKVADFGASRSISIDETRVVTTVQGTLGYLDPEYYHTGQLTEKSDVYSFGVIIVELLTRKKPIFLNSRDEKKNTCGCFLQSLQDNTTMEIVDVQVLEEGNERQIMEIASLASACLRLRGEDRPTMKEVEVRLQLLRGKMELKKNHELEGDNEAMPLLCSNYPNYLRTSPGTQCDKLSAATSSTQGVTRSYTMEQELVSWTDLPR; from the exons ATGGCAGCAGTGCTACTGCTCGGTGTCATTGCAGTCATGATGCACCTAGCATCAATATCATCAGCGCAGCCTCACCCCGGATGCAGAACACATTGTGGTAAAATCGAGATCCCCTACCCATTTGGCATTGGTGTCGGTTGTGCTAGGGAACAAGGATTCGAGATCAGTTGCAGCAGGACAGCCGATGGACTCGAGAGGCCATTCATCGGTGAACAGGAGGTTATGAATATCTGGGTATCCCGTGGCCAGTCCCGAGCTTTAATGCACTTTCCATCATATTGCTACAATTCTAGCACAAGACAAATGGATTCATACATATGGGAATTTAACTCAGTTTGGCCGTACCGGTTTTCGGATGTGGACAACAAGTTCACAAGCATTGGTTGCAACACACTTGCATACATTTACAACACCAACGGCAGGTCAAGGGATGTGACAGGGTGTCCATCCGTGTGTGCAAGCCCAGAAGACCTGACAAATGGCTCGTGCCTTGGTGTAGGCtgctgccgaagtgccgttcccaAGGGCTTAACACGCTACTTCGTCTATTTCTATAATGTAGATTATGTCAGTGTTTCAAATACTTGGCCCTTTAACAAATGCAGCTACGCCGGCTTGGTGGAAACAGAGTCGTTTCTCTTCAGCTCCGATTATGTAACATCTACGAGTTTCAACGATACCTACAAGGGGCGGCAGCCTTTGGTGCTTGACTGGGTGATTGGGAATGTCACGT ATGTCAATGAATGTGACCACAGTCCAAGTCCATGCCCTGAGTCTGCAACTTGCCAAAACAGAATAGGAGAGTACCAGTGTTCATGCCCTTTTGGCAGCAAGTTTGCAAAGGAAACAAACTCTTGCACCAACCAGTTTAAAG GAGTCATTGTTGGACTAAGCTGTGGTATCGGAGTTCTATTTATTGTGTCAATTTCAACTTTGTTGGTTCAGAGGTGGAAGATAGGCATTAAGAATAGAGTTCAAAAAGCGAACTTCCGGAGAAACAAAGGCCTTGTCTTAGAACAATTAATCTCATCCGATGAAAGTGCCACACATAGCACTAAAATATTTTCTTTGAAAGAGTTAGAGAAGGCTACAGACAATTTTGACTCCACTCgcattctaggccttggagggcaTGGTACCGTTTACAAGGGGATTTTATCAGATCAGCGCGTGGTGGCCATAAAGAAGTCCAAAATGACTGATCAAAGAGAGATTGATCAATTTGTCAACGAACTTGCAATCTTGTCACACATCAATCATCGAAATGTGGTAAAACTTTTTGGATGTTGCCTTGAGTCGGAGGTTCctttgcttgtatatgagttcaTCTCGAATGGCACGCTGTCTGAACATCTTCATGGTGACCATGTGAGTGGTAGATGCTTGTTATCCTGGGAAGATCGTATCCGAATTGCTAGTGAGGCTGCAAGTGCTCTTGCTTATCTTCATTCTGCTGCTTCAATACCAGTCTTCCATAGAGATGTGAAAAGTGCCAATATACTCTTGACAGATAACTTCACTGCAAAGGTTGCAGACTTTGGTGCTTCgagatccatctccatcgacgaaaCTCGAGTGGTCACGACAGTGCAAGGCACTCTTGGATACCTGGATCCTGAGTATTACCACACAGGGCAGCTAACTGAGAAGAGTGATGTTTACAGTTTTGGTGTGATCATAGTCGAGCTCCTAACAAGGAAGAAGCCAATCTTTCTAAACTCCCGGGATGAGAAGAAAAACACATGCGGCTGCTTCCTTCAGAGCCTACAAGATAACACTACAATGGAGATTGTCGATGTTCAGGTTCTGGAGGAAGGTAACGAGAGACAGATCATGGAGATAGCTTCCCTTGCAAGTGCATGTTTGAGGCTCAGAGGAGAAGACAGGCCTACCATGAAAGAAGTGGAGGTAAGGCTGCAGCTCCTCAGAGGCAAGATGGAACTGAAGAAGAACCACGAGTTAGAGGGGGACAATGAAGCCATGCCATTGTTATGTTCAAACTATCCCAATTATCTCCGCACTAGCCCCGGTACACAGTGCGATAAACTCTCGGCTGCTACTTCTTCAACTCAGGGTGTCACCCGCAGCTACACCATGGAGCAAGAGCTTGTTTCTTGGACCGACCTACCTCGCTAA